In Bacillus weihaiensis, the genomic stretch CTTAAGAGGTGGGAAAAAGATGAGAGCAGGAATCAAGTGGATGTTCCTAATATTAGGAACAATAATTGGAGCAGGGTATGCATCAGGAAGAGAACTTTGGGAGTTTTTTGGATTTGAAAGCGGACTGGCCATCGTTATTTTTACAGTGATTTTCATTATTGCTGTCTACGTCATTATGAAAATAAGCTATGAAGAAAGAACGCAACATTTTTTCCCTGTATTAGAGAAGTTAGTTGGGAAAAAGCTGTCATATGTTTATGATGTTTTAATTGTTTTATATTTATTTACAACGACAATTGTGATGATTGCAGGAGGAGGAGCCACCCTAGAATCATTTTCTATTCCGTATTGGTGGGGAATTGCCTTTTTCTCTATCTTGCTCGTCTTATTATTTTTAGGAAATTCAAATAGTATTATTAAATTGAATGCTATAATCATTCCGTTGTTGGTTGTAGGACTATTTTACGCTTTGTTATCCTTTAACATTTCACATCATCATTCGTGGGTTTTAGATTTGAACAAGCAGTATAATTGGCCATCTGCCTTTACATTCACCGCCTTAAATATCTTGCCACTTATAGCTGTACTTTCAGCAATTGGAAGAGAGATAAAGAGCTTACGCGAGGCGAAAGTCGCTAGCATTGGTAGTGGACTTATATTAGGTGCGATATCATTTGTTTACAATGAAACACTCGTTCAAATGGCGGATTATTTAACAGATTATGAGATTCCTTTATTTGCCGTATTAAAGGGTTCTCCTTTTGTATTTTTCTTGTTCATGTCTGTCATGCTATGGTTAGCTATTTACACGACAGCTGTATCGGGTATTTTTGGACTTGCTTCTCGATTTAAGCATATAGTAAGAATCCCGTATTCCATTGTCGCCCTTTTATTAGTTCTTACGATGATTCCTTTTACAAGGTTTGGATTTACTAATTTAGTAAGTGTGCTTTATCCGTTATATGGATTGATTAATCTCTATTTACTCGTATCGATTCTTTTATACCCATTATTAAACCGCTACAAAACATCAACATGATCAGGCTGAATCAAAGACAATAAGTGAATCAAAGTCAAAGAAAAGCGTGAATTCAAAAGTGGATTCACGCTTTTCCTTACGATTTTTTACGAAGAATCCTCATTTAGACTATCAGATAAATTAACTCGATTTAGTATGTAGTATGAATCTTACCTTCTAGTAAGTTTCTACACTCTTAATCCTTTAAGCAAGGTTTTCCATTGCCAAGTTAAAAGGAAGTAGCGTATTGTAATAAAAATGAAACGAAATAGGCGTTAAAAAACAGTGCTTAACGAATAGATATGAGTGGTAATTGGAGTATAATTACTTGTAAAGGAGAGAACGGAAGGAAGACTTTTAAAGGCTAAGGTGTGAGGGAACAAATATGAAGGATGATAGGCGAATTAAGATATGATTACCCTTAATTATTTTTGGCTGTTTTCATACTCTTTTTTGCTTTAAGTCATATGAAGAAAACAGCGCTGTATAAAGACTAGTGGCATCTTTTCTTATTAGGATAATACCTTATTGATCATTAATAGTCTGTTACTAATTACTTTCTAGGTGATTAGCAGCAATCTTTCAGAAAAGAGCCTTACCTTTTAATACTCCTATCCTAAAAATTAGAAAAAGGTGATGTAGATGAATATAATAGAAGATATGTGGACCGAGACTGTTGATTATTTAAAAGATGTAAAGCTTTGGGTTACAATTGGAGAAGGTCTTTTAAAAATCATCTTAATTTTAATCGTTGCAAGTGTATTTATTAAGATAGGGAAACTGGCGATAAATAAGATCTTTTTATTCCGCGGGAAATCACCGATACGAATATCAGAAAGAAGAGAAAATACACTCTCAAAGCTATTAGAGAATATTTTAACGTATGTCATCTATTTTATTGCCATCATAATGGTTTTAGAAACATTAAGCTTGGATGTAGGTGCATTACTTGCCGGTGCTGGTATTATTGGTCTTGCAGTGGGATTTGGTGCTCAAAGCTTAGTGAAAGATATTATTACAGGATTTTTTATCATCTTTGAAGATCAGTTCTCGGTCGGGGACTATATTCGCGTTTCTCACTTCGAGGGA encodes the following:
- a CDS encoding mechanosensitive ion channel family protein yields the protein MNIIEDMWTETVDYLKDVKLWVTIGEGLLKIILILIVASVFIKIGKLAINKIFLFRGKSPIRISERRENTLSKLLENILTYVIYFIAIIMVLETLSLDVGALLAGAGIIGLAVGFGAQSLVKDIITGFFIIFEDQFSVGDYIRVSHFEGTVEEIGLRTTKVKSWTGELHILPNGSIAEVTNFSIHNSIAVVDVSISYESDIPEAERVIQELLEEVPEKYEDIITPPELLGVQTLGASEIVLRVTCEVEPMRHFHISRMLRKDIKLRLDQTGIEIPYPRIVMYNRKEVS